A genomic window from Streptomyces sp. NBC_00234 includes:
- a CDS encoding N,N-dimethylformamidase beta subunit family domain-containing protein, whose protein sequence is MGAEQIRRWESGALAHAVSDPFGQGPLPWLRGSENYFDDTGQVVPWYADPELGRGGTGGGTRTADDVHRQIKGFVSPGAAAPGEAIDFHITVDPPQQFSVDVYRIGHYGGDGAAKITTSPRLSGIVQPAPLAADRTVSCHHWWLSWRLQIPTYWSVGAYVAVLTTADGYRSHIPFTVRDDHPADLLLLLPDITWQAYNLYPEDGRTGASLYHAWDEQGRLLGEEDAAATISFDRPYAGAGLPLHVGHAYDFIRWAERYGYDLAYADARDLHAGRVDPSRYRGLVFPGHDEYWSVPMRRTAERARDTGTSLVFLSANTMYWQVGLSPSASGVPDRLLTCRKRRGPGKPALWREVDRAEQQLLGIQYAGRVPEPHPLVVRNAEHWLWDASGATDGDEIDGLVAGEADRYFPRTTLPEHENRILLAHSPYRDSDGVTRHQETSLYRAPSGALVFASGTFAWSPALDRPGHVDARIQRATANLLDRICKRD, encoded by the coding sequence ATGGGAGCGGAGCAGATCCGGCGATGGGAGTCGGGTGCACTCGCGCATGCCGTGAGCGATCCCTTCGGGCAGGGCCCCCTGCCCTGGCTGCGCGGCAGTGAGAACTACTTCGACGACACCGGCCAGGTCGTCCCCTGGTACGCGGACCCCGAACTCGGCCGCGGCGGCACCGGTGGCGGTACGCGTACCGCCGACGACGTGCACCGGCAGATCAAGGGCTTCGTCTCGCCCGGTGCCGCGGCTCCCGGCGAGGCGATCGACTTCCACATCACCGTGGACCCGCCGCAGCAGTTCTCCGTCGACGTCTACCGGATCGGTCATTACGGAGGCGACGGCGCCGCCAAGATCACCACGAGCCCCCGGCTCTCCGGCATCGTCCAGCCCGCCCCGCTGGCCGCGGACCGCACGGTCTCCTGCCACCACTGGTGGCTCTCCTGGCGGCTGCAGATTCCCACGTACTGGTCCGTCGGCGCGTACGTGGCCGTCCTCACGACCGCCGACGGCTACCGCTCCCACATCCCCTTCACGGTCCGCGACGACCACCCGGCCGATCTGCTCCTCCTGCTCCCGGACATCACGTGGCAGGCGTACAACCTCTATCCGGAGGACGGCCGCACCGGCGCCAGCCTCTACCACGCCTGGGACGAACAGGGACGGCTGCTCGGCGAGGAGGACGCCGCCGCCACCATCTCCTTCGACCGTCCGTACGCGGGCGCGGGACTGCCCCTCCACGTCGGGCACGCCTACGACTTCATCCGCTGGGCCGAGCGGTACGGCTACGACCTGGCCTACGCCGACGCCCGCGATCTGCACGCGGGCCGCGTCGACCCCAGCCGCTACCGGGGCCTGGTCTTCCCCGGCCACGACGAGTACTGGTCGGTGCCGATGCGCCGTACCGCCGAGCGCGCCCGCGACACCGGCACCTCGCTCGTCTTCCTCTCCGCCAACACCATGTATTGGCAGGTCGGGCTCTCCCCGTCCGCCTCCGGTGTCCCGGACCGTCTGCTCACCTGCCGCAAGCGCAGGGGGCCGGGAAAGCCGGCCCTGTGGCGCGAGGTCGACCGCGCCGAACAGCAGCTCCTCGGCATCCAGTACGCGGGACGGGTCCCCGAACCCCACCCGCTGGTCGTGCGGAACGCGGAGCACTGGCTCTGGGACGCGAGCGGCGCCACCGACGGCGACGAGATCGACGGGCTGGTGGCGGGCGAGGCCGACCGCTACTTCCCGCGCACCACGCTCCCCGAGCACGAGAACCGCATCCTGCTCGCCCACTCGCCGTACCGGGACAGCGACGGGGTCACGCGTCACCAGGAAACGTCCCTGTACCGCGCGCCGTCCGGCGCCCTCGTCTTCGCCTCCGGCACCTTCGCCTGGTCCCCGGCCCTGGACCGCCCCGGCCATGTGGACGCCCGCATCCAGCGCGCCACGGCCAACCTCCTCGACCGCATCTGCAAGCGCGACTGA